A single window of Salmo trutta unplaced genomic scaffold, fSalTru1.1, whole genome shotgun sequence DNA harbors:
- the LOC115186458 gene encoding zinc finger protein 2 homolog, with protein MSSLIYSPAAKEERIHTAEKPYSCGQCGKSFGQSGNLTVHQRIHTGEKSYSCGQCGRSFTTSGSLTIHQRTHTGEKPYICGQCGKSFTTSGSLTLHQRTHTGEKPYSCGQCGKSFTTSGSLTLHQRTHTGEKPYSCGQCGKSFTTSGYLTIHQRTHTGEKPYSCGQCGKSFTTSGYLTIHQRTHTGEKPYSCGQCGKSFTTSGYLTIHQRTHTGEKPYSCGQCGKSFTTSGYLTIHQRTHTGEKPYSCGQCGKSFTTSGSLTLHQRTHTGEKPYSCGQCGKSFTTSGSLTLHQRTHTGEKPYSCGQCGKSFTTSGYLTLHQRTHTGEKSYSCGQCGKSFTQSS; from the exons agaatacacacagcagagaaaccttatagctgtggtcaatgtgggaagagttttggtcaatctggcaatcttacagtgcaccagagaatacacacaggagagaaatcttatagctgtggtcaatgtgggaggagttttacaacatctggctctctgactatacaccagagaacacacacaggagagaaaccttatatctgtggtcaatgtgggaagagttttactacatctggctctctgactctacaccagagaacacacacaggagagaaaccttatagctgtggtcaatgtgggaagagttttacaacatctggctctctgactctacaccagagaacacacacaggagagaaaccttatagctgtggtcaatgtgggaagagttttacaacatctggctatctgactatacaccagagaacacacacaggagagaaaccttatagctgtggtcaatgtgggaagagttttacaacatctggctatctgactatacaccagagaacacacacaggagagaaaccttatagctgtggtcaatgtgggaagagttttacaac atctggctatctgactatacaccagagaacacacacaggagagaaaccttatagctgtggtcaatgtgggaagagttttacaacatctggctatctgactatacaccagagaacacacacaggagagaaaccttatagctgtggtcaatgtgggaagagttttacaacatctggctctctgactctacaccagagaacacacacaggagagaaaccttatagctgtggtcaatgtgggaagagttttacaacatctggctctctgactctacaccagagaacacacacaggagagaaaccttatagctgtggtcaatgtgggaagagttttacaacatctggctatctgactctacaccagagaacacacacaggagagaaatcttatagctgtggtcaatgtgggaagagttttactcagtcaagc